Proteins from a genomic interval of Pseudomonas asplenii:
- a CDS encoding lysophospholipid acyltransferase family protein: MLTRGLSGPVRRWLFWAMVKARLRRYGLLVLAWCFRVNALHVLLTLLPAMLMKLPRRLRGVDYRRSCQNLQLFDLDADRCRVLACQHSAIQFQRGLYQHLYRSHEPEHLRAWIRSIRWSDPGDHWQRGARRSTIIALPHCGEYWMAVACVVERTSAPTRFIIPIWNFKDPFTHGSLKNLEGLGHVVEVLDSNDPRSALAIARGVKRGDQVIIFCDLPVSLDGIQFGEPMSGRFFGRDAQFVKGPLFLAAKLGCDLLLVGHRVCLGQVGELRVIERVFRGPIEQMRAHWLKALEGFILEAPQDWLYLPRMEAFHHRQWSSSERRQAGRSASGVRPD; the protein is encoded by the coding sequence ATGCTGACCCGCGGTTTGAGTGGCCCGGTGAGGCGCTGGTTGTTCTGGGCGATGGTCAAGGCCCGGCTGCGCCGATACGGCTTGCTCGTCCTGGCCTGGTGCTTTCGGGTCAATGCGCTTCACGTTCTGCTGACGCTGCTGCCTGCGATGCTGATGAAATTGCCCCGGCGTTTGCGAGGGGTGGACTACCGTCGCAGCTGCCAGAATCTGCAGCTCTTCGATCTGGATGCCGATCGTTGTCGAGTCCTGGCCTGCCAGCACAGCGCGATCCAGTTTCAGCGTGGGCTTTACCAGCATCTCTACCGAAGCCATGAACCGGAGCACCTGCGGGCCTGGATCCGGTCGATCCGCTGGAGCGACCCTGGCGATCACTGGCAACGCGGCGCCAGGCGTTCGACGATCATCGCTTTGCCGCATTGCGGCGAGTACTGGATGGCCGTCGCCTGCGTCGTCGAGCGAACGAGCGCGCCGACACGGTTCATCATTCCGATCTGGAACTTCAAGGATCCGTTTACCCATGGATCGCTCAAGAACCTTGAAGGTCTCGGGCACGTGGTCGAGGTTCTGGACAGCAATGATCCGAGGAGCGCGCTGGCGATTGCCCGGGGCGTGAAACGGGGTGATCAGGTGATCATTTTCTGCGATCTGCCGGTAAGTCTTGATGGTATTCAGTTTGGTGAGCCGATGAGTGGCCGCTTCTTCGGGCGCGATGCCCAGTTTGTCAAAGGTCCGCTGTTCCTGGCCGCGAAGCTGGGCTGTGATCTCTTGCTGGTGGGGCATCGAGTCTGCCTGGGACAGGTGGGAGAGCTACGGGTTATCGAGCGGGTTTTCCGCGGTCCCATCGAGCAGATGCGGGCGCATTGGCTCAAGGCGCTGGAGGGTTTCATTCTCGAAGCCCCGCAAGACTGGTTGTACCTGCCGAGGATGGAGGCTTTTCATCATCGGCAATGGTCATCGAGCGAGAGGCGGCAAGCAGGTCGATCCGCTTCTGGCGTCCGCCCGGATTGA
- a CDS encoding GTPase/DUF3482 domain-containing protein, with the protein MTKPLKLAVVGHTNVGKTSLLRTLTRDVGFGEVSHRPSTTRHVEGARLSVDGEPLLELYDTPGLEDAIALLDYLERLDRPGERLDGPARVSRFLDGSEARQRFEQEAKVLRQLLASDAGLYVIDAREPVLAKYRDELSVLASCGKPLLPVLNFVSSAAQREPDWREALARLGLHALVRFDSVAPPEDGERRLYESLALLLEGSRAQLERLVRDLEAQRLARRQSAQRLIAELLIDCAACRRQVAGDAAAETSAIAELRQAVRQREQRCVEALLTLYAFRTNDAAASDLPLLDGRWGDDLFNPETLKQLGVKVGGGIAAGAAAGAGVDLLVGGLTLGAAALAGAIAGGALQTARGYGGRLLGKLKGKRELTVDDRVLRLLALRQRQLLLALEARGHAALDSITVATPVDKSWREGKLPQALDKARAHPQWSSLNPQPKLSQTERQEQLEKLLQKLDES; encoded by the coding sequence ATGACTAAACCATTGAAACTGGCCGTGGTCGGCCACACCAATGTTGGCAAGACCTCGCTGCTGCGTACCCTGACCCGGGACGTCGGCTTTGGCGAAGTCTCCCACCGCCCCAGCACCACCCGCCATGTCGAAGGGGCGCGGTTGTCAGTCGACGGCGAGCCGCTGCTGGAGCTGTACGACACGCCCGGCCTGGAAGATGCCATCGCCCTGCTCGACTACCTCGAACGTCTTGACCGGCCCGGCGAACGCCTCGATGGCCCGGCCCGGGTCAGTCGCTTCCTTGATGGCAGCGAAGCCCGCCAGCGTTTCGAGCAGGAAGCCAAGGTACTGCGCCAGCTCTTGGCCTCGGATGCCGGGCTGTATGTGATCGATGCCCGCGAACCGGTGCTAGCCAAATACCGCGACGAACTGTCGGTGCTCGCCAGTTGCGGCAAACCGCTGCTGCCGGTGCTCAATTTCGTCAGCAGCGCCGCCCAGCGCGAGCCCGACTGGCGCGAAGCCCTGGCCCGCCTGGGGCTGCATGCCCTGGTGCGCTTCGACAGCGTCGCGCCGCCGGAAGACGGCGAACGCCGTCTCTATGAAAGCCTGGCACTGCTGCTCGAAGGTTCGCGAGCACAGTTGGAACGACTGGTCCGCGATCTGGAAGCACAACGCCTGGCCCGTCGGCAAAGCGCCCAACGGCTGATCGCCGAGCTCTTGATCGACTGCGCCGCCTGCCGACGCCAGGTGGCCGGTGATGCGGCAGCCGAAACCAGTGCCATCGCCGAGCTGCGCCAGGCGGTGCGCCAGCGCGAGCAACGTTGCGTCGAGGCCCTGCTCACACTCTATGCATTTCGTACCAATGACGCGGCAGCCAGCGATCTGCCACTGCTCGACGGCCGCTGGGGCGACGATCTGTTCAACCCGGAAACCCTCAAGCAGTTGGGGGTGAAGGTCGGCGGTGGAATTGCCGCCGGAGCGGCGGCGGGGGCTGGCGTCGATCTGCTGGTCGGCGGCCTGACCCTGGGCGCCGCCGCCCTGGCCGGTGCCATCGCTGGCGGCGCCCTGCAGACCGCACGCGGCTACGGCGGCCGCCTGCTCGGCAAGCTCAAGGGCAAACGCGAACTGACCGTCGACGACAGAGTGCTACGCCTGCTGGCACTACGCCAACGGCAACTGCTGCTAGCCTTGGAGGCGCGCGGTCATGCGGCGCTGGACAGCATTACCGTTGCAACGCCTGTGGACAAGTCCTGGCGCGAGGGCAAGCTGCCGCAAGCCCTGGACAAGGCCAGAGCGCATCCGCAATGGTCGTCGCTCAACCCACAGCCGAAACTAAGCCAGACCGAACGCCAGGAACAGCTGGAAAAGCTTCTGCAAAAGCTTGATGAAAGCTGA